A single Danio rerio strain Tuebingen ecotype United States chromosome 17, GRCz12tu, whole genome shotgun sequence DNA region contains:
- the dio3a gene encoding iodothyronine deiodinase 3a (UGA stop codon recoded as selenocysteine) codes for MNTGRALKNALVCLLILPRFLVAAFMLWCLDFLCVRKRVLVHLQERAEEEEEDAEEEEEPLCISDSSRMFSWESLKAVFHGHKLDYMKSARLGHAAPDSEVFPLAEPRRGRVLEFARGHRPLVLSFGSCSUPPFMRRLKAFRRLVLRYADVADALLIYIEEAHPSDGWRSSDAPHQIRRHRSLEERLSAARLMEREAPGCAVVADGMENAANSAYGAYFDRLYIVQDGRVVYQGGRGPEGFRISELRHWLDRYRERLRDAVIPV; via the coding sequence ATGAACACCGGCAGGGCGCTGAAGAACGCGCTCGTGTGTCTGCTCATTCTCCCGCGGTTTCTGGTCGCCGCCTTCATGCTGTGGTGTCTGGATTTCCTGTGCGTGCGGAAGAGAGTTCTGGTCCACCTGCAGGAGCGCgcggaggaggaagaggaggacgcggaggaggaagaggagccgCTCTGCATCTCCGACAGCAGCCGCATGTTCAGCTGGGAGTCTCTGAAAGCCGTGTTCCACGGACACAAGCTGGACTACATGAAGAGCGCGCGCCTCGGACACGCGGCGCCCGACAGCGAGGTGTTCCCGCTGGCGGAGCCGCGGCGCGGGCGCGTGCTGGAGTTTGCGCGCGGTCACCGGCCGCTGGTGCTGAGCTTCGGGAGCTGCAGCTGACCGCCGTTCATGAGGCGTCTGAAGGCGTTCCGGAGGCTCGTGCTGCGCTACGCGGACGTGGCGGACGCGCTGCTGATCTACATCGAGGAGGCGCACCCGAGCGACGGCTGGCGGAGCTCCGACGCGCCGCATCAGATCCGCCGCCACCGCAGTCTGGAGGAGCGGCTGAGCGCGGCGCGGCTGATGGAGCGCGAGGCGCCGGGCTGCGCGGTGGTGGCGGACGGCATGGAGAACGCGGCCAACAGCGCGTACGGAGCTTACTTCGACAGACTGTACATCGTGCAGGACGGGAGGGTGGTGTACCAGGGCGGCCGCGGACCCGAGGGATTCCGCATCTCCGAGCTCCGACACTGGCTGGACCGGTACCGCGAGCGGCTGCGCGACGCCGTCATCCCGGTGTAA